In the Plantibacter sp. Leaf314 genome, GTCCAGGACGGCGGCCACTTCATCGGTTGGGCACCGAGCTATCTCGACATCCCCTCCCCCGACCGCCTCGTCATGGTCGGCACCGCCTACCAGACCATCGGGCTCGGCTTCCCGAGCGCCGTCGGTGCCGCAGCGGTCGGGCACCCCGGCACGACCGTCCTCTGCACGGGCGACGGGGGCGGGCTCATGGCGCTCCCCGACCTCGACACCGTCATCCGCACCGTCCGGAGCGGTGTGGTCGTGGTGTTCAACGACGCCGCGTACGGCGCCGAGGTCCACCAGTACGGCTCACGCGGGCTCGACCAGGCCCCCATGCTCATCGACGAGGTGGACTTCGCTGCGCTCGCCCGTGCGCTCGGCGGTCAGGGCCTCACGATCGACACCCTCGCCGACCTCGACGGCCTCACCGCCTGGGTCCACGCCGGGGCGGACGGCGTCCTCCTGCTCGACTGCCGCATCTCCACGAGCGTCGTCGCACCGTACCTGTCGGAGATGATGCACCAGGGGCCTCGCCCGATCGCCGTCGACTGAGCCACGCCGCGACGGCGCCTTCGACGCGTGCCGAACCGCTCCCCGCGGCGAGTATCGTGGTCGGGTGCTTCCCCAGCCTGAGCCGATCGCGCCCACCTACGTCATGTCGTCGGACGGGTTCCGGATCGCCACCTACGTGCACGAGCCGGCGGCCGACACCGACCGCGCGGAGACGGTCGTCGCCGTCCACGGCTTCGCCTCGAGCGCTGGACTCAACTGGGACCTCGCGGGGTGGACCAGGACCCTCAACCGAGCCGGGTATCGGCTGGTGACGATCGACCAGCGCGGACACGGGGCCTCGGACAAGCCGATGGATCCGAGCGCCTACCGACTCGACGGCCTCGTCGACGACGTCCTCACCGTGCTCGACGGCTACAGCGTCGACGAGCCGCACTACCTCGGCTACTCGCTCGGCTCACGGGTGGGCTGGCGGTTGGGTGTCCGGCATCCCGACCGCGTCCGCTCGCTCAGTCTCGGTGGCCTCCCCGAGGGCGACTCGCTCCGCGGCTTCGACCTCGACGAGGCCCGACTCCGGGTCAGGACCGGCGCGACGATCACGCACCGGCTCACCGAGACGTACGTGTCGATGGCGGAGGGGGTCCCCGGCAACGACGTCGAGGCCCTGATCGCCCTGGTGGAGGGCCTCCGCGGCGGTCCGCAGCCGACCACGGCCGAGGTGCCGCCCCTCCCGATGCTCCTCGTGACCGGGGACGACGACGCGGTCGCGGACGGCAGTCGGCGCCTGGCCGAGGCGGCCGGAGCGCGGTATGTCGGACTGCCCGGCCGCGAGCACTTCAACGCCGTGTCCTCCCGCGTGTTCAAGGACGCGGTCCTGGCGTTCCTCGCCGAGCAGGGGTAGGACGACCGGGCGACCCCCGCTCAGGCGGCGTGTCGGTGCTCGACGCGACCCTTCGCGAGCTTCGACGGCCACCAGATGGCGCTGCCGATGTCATGGCTGAGGGCCGGGACGAGCAGCGTGCGCACGATGATCGTGTCGAGGAGGACGCCGAACGCGACGATGAACGCGATCTGCGCGAGGAACAGGATCGGGATCACGCCGAGCGCCGCGAAGGTGGCCGCGAGCACGAGGCCGGCCGAGGTGATCACCCCACCCGTGATCGCGAGACCGCGCAACACCCCGGCTCTCGTGCCGACCCGGAGCGACTCCTCGCGCACCCGCGTCATGAGGAAGATGTTGTAGTCGATCCCGAGCGCGA is a window encoding:
- a CDS encoding alpha/beta fold hydrolase; its protein translation is MLPQPEPIAPTYVMSSDGFRIATYVHEPAADTDRAETVVAVHGFASSAGLNWDLAGWTRTLNRAGYRLVTIDQRGHGASDKPMDPSAYRLDGLVDDVLTVLDGYSVDEPHYLGYSLGSRVGWRLGVRHPDRVRSLSLGGLPEGDSLRGFDLDEARLRVRTGATITHRLTETYVSMAEGVPGNDVEALIALVEGLRGGPQPTTAEVPPLPMLLVTGDDDAVADGSRRLAEAAGARYVGLPGREHFNAVSSRVFKDAVLAFLAEQG